The sequence cataatttccAATTTACATTAATTTACTTGGAAGTTGTTGAAAACATTAATTTGCCTCTGAACCTGTGCTCCAACAGACAACAAGGTAGTGAGCACCAAAACAATCCTTACAATGTGTATTCACTGGAAAAAAAGTCATAGATCTAGTGGAGGTTCTACGAAATAATGAACTGTTactgtatataggcctactgtatgtgtTTCACATCTGCTCCTAAACCACTGCAATAATTTCAACCAAACGTGATACACACATACATActagctggaaaaaaaaaaaaaaaatactgtgggacGTTAGAGACTAAGGGCGGAGGTGGAaaggggatgaaatataaaaataaaataaaagtgtacAAGAACACCTGTTTTCACTCTTAACAGCAATATCTTATTTGTTATGCTTTTAATATCACAGGAAAACAGAACCTCAATGGGATGGATGACAATGCTTTGCTTTAATCACCTCTTTAACGTTCCGTGAAAAGTTGTTATCCCACACCTGAGGTCACGAACCATTTCTTACATCGAGCAGCTTAGATTTGTACCCTTCTGTAACCCCTCCCACCAATATACCTCCACCCCTCAGACCTAAATAATGCACAATAAATACAGTGTTGGCCATACGACAGTTAACAAAACAGCATTTCAGTATCAACTAATTACTACGAACAGATAACATGATAACTTGGAGTCACTACATACACATTTTCGGTGCTCAAAGTATCCTTCATTTAAAATGCATCGTTTCAAGTACAgaagtactgggatgatactttGATTAATTCAGACTAAATAGATTTCTTCAAGTGCTCCAGATCCCGATTTTTTTTCTGAATAAACTCGATCTTTGATTATTTCTCAAACTGGAAAATCTATTGGGTTTAGATTTGGGGGAAGAGCAAGCCAGTCTGTGGCTCAGCGCACCAATCCATCTACGAAATGTCTTTATAAAAAAAAATGAGCAGTGAAGGGGTAGTAAAAAATGGCCATATTAAATTATCTCCAATTCGTAGCAGATGTTCCATTAATGGGGGCTGTTTTCCAGGTATATCACCACTTCATATAGAACGTCAAAGGAATTTTGATAGTTAACAGCTCGGTAAGAAAAAGTACCCCTCTCCCCACCCACCCTTCCAGCAAAAATACAGATAACTTTAAATGTTACTGCTTCAAGCCCaccctgtaaataaataaataaataaataaataaataaataaataaataaataaataaataaataatttaatggtAGGTAATATGTGTAACGGTAAGTTCTGCTGGATCTAACCTTGCTTATCACTAACCTTTGTAGTTCTGGTATATAATGTTGTGTTTTGAGACATCAACAGAATGCCTGCCGGCGGTTTTGCAACAAAAATAGATGTAAACACACAGCAGTACTCACCTACTGATGTTCCCCGAATGCAGCAGTCCTGAAGAGCTACTGGCAACCACCGAGGTGGGCGTGTCGTGGGGATGGAAGCCTCCCGTGTGGTGGAGAGTGGACAGGTGATGGTGAGACGATATCCCGTGGTGGTCCATCCCTGATGTGGGTGTTGTCGAATACATGTCCCTTTGGTTCACTTCCTCCTGCGTCTGAGGGCTTAACTGCGTGAGCGTGGCGTGTTGCTGATCGTGCGGCGCGCTACCGGAGGGGGATGACGGCTGTAGCGGGGTGAGGTGGGCGAACGAGTTCCCGCCGACCAAGGGGTTACTCAGGATGATGCCAGAGTGCTGATGGTTCGGCGACTGCGACTCCACCTCCCCGTTCCGCGAGATCTCCGGTGATTCTGAAGACACGGAGCCTTCCTGGTGGTGTGGGTGTCGCAGATACTCCTGGTTGAGCAGGTACTGGTGGGGATGAGAGGACGGTTCGTCTACCTCCTCGTGCTTCAAGCTCACTCTCAGCACATCGTCTATCCCATGATGGCGCTCCTTGTTGATATCATCCCTCAGAGGGTAATACAAGTTCTGCTGTTGGAAAGGAGATGTGTTGCCACCCCCGGTCTCAGTCTTTAGATGGGGGTACAGAACTCCTAGCGGGAAGTTGTCGGCCTGCCTGAGCCTCATCCCCTGCAGTAGGTAAGAACTGGACACTGTTGTAGTAGCACCACTGCTGCTATGGTGTAGGACAATGTGGTCGTCCTCGCTATGTCTCGTAGATACCCTCAGATCTTCAGTGTTGTTGTCGGACGAGTACTGCATGTCATTATTCTCCTCAACTTTATCGCCCTGTCTTTCTTCAACCACTTCTTCGGCTGTACTACCACTGTGCTCTTCCGCTGTCCGCTGCACCACGCGCAGGTCCCGAACGCTGTCCAAGTACTGGTATTCTGACGTCATCTCCCCTTCATCCTCTTTCCCCGCTTCTCCTTCCACCTGGTCCTCGTCCACGCAGCCACGCTTGGTTGCCCTGGGATACTGGGCGGGGTTATGGAGTGGGGAGTCGTCTGCGCGCCCGCATTGGTAGCTGTACTCCGTGTGGAGGGAGTAGGGCGTCGCTTGTGAGCTGCTCTCGCCAGGCAGAGGGGATAGAGGGGGCGCCACTAAATGCTCGCCATTTCCAaacgtgttgttgttgttgctgctgctactTGTCCCTGCCGAGGAAGACGCTACTGGTATATCACCACTATCTTCTGCCGGTAGCAGCTTGTAA is a genomic window of Anabrus simplex isolate iqAnaSimp1 chromosome 14, ASM4041472v1, whole genome shotgun sequence containing:
- the LOC136885658 gene encoding uncharacterized protein, encoding MIVSGIVDYVLREDNSYKLLPAEDSGDIPVASSSAGTSSSSNNNNTFGNGEHLVAPPLSPLPGESSSQATPYSLHTEYSYQCGRADDSPLHNPAQYPRATKRGCVDEDQVEGEAGKEDEGEMTSEYQYLDSVRDLRVVQRTAEEHSGSTAEEVVEERQGDKVEENNDMQYSSDNNTEDLRVSTRHSEDDHIVLHHSSSGATTTVSSSYLLQGMRLRQADNFPLGVLYPHLKTETGGGNTSPFQQQNLYYPLRDDINKERHHGIDDVLRVSLKHEEVDEPSSHPHQYLLNQEYLRHPHHQEGSVSSESPEISRNGEVESQSPNHQHSGIILSNPLVGGNSFAHLTPLQPSSPSGSAPHDQQHATLTQLSPQTQEEVNQRDMYSTTPTSGMDHHGISSHHHLSTLHHTGGFHPHDTPTSVVASSSSGLLHSGNISR